Proteins encoded by one window of Anaerosalibacter sp. Marseille-P3206:
- a CDS encoding four helix bundle protein, whose translation MRKIANIIRDKSYDFALRIVKMNKYLINEKREYVLSNQVLRSGTSIGANIEEACSAQSRKDFIHKLSIAQKEAFETRYWLRLLKDSGELKEDYANSIIKDCDELISILTKILITTKSNSE comes from the coding sequence GTGAGAAAAATAGCTAATATTATTAGAGATAAAAGTTATGATTTTGCTCTTCGAATTGTAAAAATGAACAAGTATTTAATTAATGAAAAAAGGGAATATGTGCTATCTAATCAAGTGTTAAGAAGTGGTACAAGTATAGGAGCGAACATAGAAGAAGCATGTTCTGCACAAAGTAGAAAAGATTTCATACATAAGCTGTCAATAGCACAAAAAGAAGCATTTGAAACAAGATATTGGCTTAGATTATTAAAAGACAGTGGGGAACTAAAAGAAGACTACGCAAATAGTATTATAAAGGACTGTGATGAATTAATAAGTATATTAACAAAGATATTAATAACAACTAAGTCCAATTCAGAATAA
- a CDS encoding TIGR03826 family flagellar region protein yields MDVRNCTRCGNIYVYDNFKICPKCRREDEKDFQTIKEYIDEYPDANITEVSEETGVDTQKIIAFLKEGRLEIKGDNNIFLACERCGQPIKTGRFCDKCTLEMQKEMREAIGGRKDPSELHTGELKQRLGVKDRRRN; encoded by the coding sequence ATGGATGTAAGAAATTGTACACGTTGTGGTAATATTTATGTATATGATAATTTTAAGATCTGTCCAAAATGTAGGAGAGAAGATGAAAAGGATTTTCAAACTATAAAAGAATATATAGATGAGTATCCTGATGCAAATATAACTGAAGTATCTGAAGAGACAGGAGTAGATACTCAAAAGATAATTGCTTTCCTAAAAGAAGGTAGATTAGAAATAAAAGGAGACAACAATATATTCTTAGCTTGCGAAAGATGTGGACAGCCTATTAAGACTGGGAGATTTTGTGACAAATGTACTCTAGAGATGCAAAAAGAGATGAGAGAAGCCATAGGTGGCAGAAAAGATCCAAGCGAACTTCATACTGGAGAACTAAAACAAAGGCTTGGAGTCAAGGATAGAAGACGTAATTAA
- a CDS encoding sigma-70 family RNA polymerase sigma factor: MYKEIDDLRILSKNGDNLAKQNLLQKLNPLIISSIKRYYNNYSQYEDLIQEGYEEILKCIVDYDENRGVNFLGYIKVKLKFLYLNKHKEKKTFSLNETLGEDGVELIELLEGEENPLEDYLMKESNESLIDALSKLTERQREVLILFYIDELSIGEISKKLGISYRTVVNTKTRALELCLKNCQW, encoded by the coding sequence ATGTACAAAGAAATAGATGATTTGAGGATATTAAGTAAAAATGGAGACAATCTAGCAAAGCAAAATTTATTACAAAAGCTAAATCCCCTAATCATAAGCTCAATAAAGAGGTATTATAACAACTACAGCCAGTATGAAGACCTAATCCAAGAAGGCTATGAGGAGATACTAAAATGTATAGTTGACTATGATGAAAACAGAGGTGTGAACTTTTTAGGATATATAAAAGTTAAGTTGAAATTTCTATATCTAAATAAACACAAAGAAAAGAAGACTTTTTCTCTAAATGAAACATTAGGAGAAGATGGAGTCGAATTAATAGAACTATTAGAAGGAGAAGAAAACCCCCTAGAAGATTATCTAATGAAGGAATCAAATGAATCTCTAATAGATGCATTGTCTAAACTAACAGAAAGGCAAAGAGAAGTCTTAATATTATTCTATATAGATGAACTGTCCATAGGTGAAATATCCAAAAAACTAGGTATAAGCTACAGAACAGTAGTAAATACCAAAACCAGAGCCCTAGAACTATGTTTAAAAAATTGCCAATGGTAA
- a CDS encoding SF1B family DNA helicase RecD2, giving the protein MISIEGTIEEVIFRNETNGYTVAILESTDDVVTIVGYIPFVNIGETIKVEGEWMNHPNYGEQIKIENISTVVPATLNGIEKYLSSGLIPYIGPKTAKKIVERFGMESIDIIEMNPERLKEIDGIGDKKIEKILEAFQEQRELREIMIFLQQYDISPSYGVRIYKKYGNETVKIISENPYRLSEDVFGIGFKTADKIAQSMGIEKDSPYRINAGIKFILMDYAGSGHSFVPKKELLNKSKEMLEVEEESIEESIRDLAIKGEIQLENGEEEILVYYMPFYRAEANVSKKIVELSRVELDSLNIDIEKGIEKIEEEEGIRFAAKQKEAIKEAVENGMVVITGGPGTGKTTTINAIIQLFERENLTIALAAPTGRAAKRMSQASNREAKTIHRLLEYSFMEAEMGFGRDEDTPLEADVVIIDETSMVDIILMNHLMKAIIPGTRVVFVGDIDQLPSVGPGNVLRDIIDSGIVKVVMLDEIFRQAEESMIVVNAHRINKGEPPFLNVKDKDFYFIPKSDPKEIVSTILDLCNRRLPNFNGYDSLADIQVLTPMKKGEVGINSLNKHLQEILNPKGYGKAEKKMGNELFRVGDKVMQIKNNYTTEWKIYDDNRVIEEGEGVYNGDFGFITHIDEEDRIVKVLFDGEKEVEYEFKQLDELKLAYATTVHKSQGSEFPVVIMPISWGPPMLLTRNLLYTAITRAKQLVVLVGQEKYLYMMIKNNRIAKRYSGLDNKLRQIFTMF; this is encoded by the coding sequence TTGATAAGCATCGAGGGAACTATAGAAGAAGTAATATTTAGAAATGAGACAAATGGATATACTGTAGCCATATTAGAGTCAACAGATGATGTAGTCACCATAGTTGGCTATATTCCCTTTGTAAATATAGGAGAGACCATAAAGGTAGAGGGGGAATGGATGAATCATCCTAATTATGGTGAACAAATAAAAATTGAAAACATCTCTACAGTAGTTCCTGCTACACTAAACGGTATAGAAAAATATCTCTCATCAGGACTCATCCCCTACATAGGACCCAAAACTGCAAAAAAGATAGTTGAAAGATTTGGAATGGAGTCCATAGACATTATAGAAATGAATCCAGAAAGGCTAAAAGAGATAGATGGAATCGGAGACAAAAAGATAGAAAAAATCCTTGAAGCCTTTCAAGAACAAAGAGAACTAAGAGAAATAATGATATTCTTGCAACAATATGACATCAGCCCATCCTATGGGGTGAGAATATATAAGAAATACGGAAATGAAACAGTAAAGATCATCTCAGAAAACCCATATAGACTCTCGGAAGATGTATTTGGCATAGGATTTAAAACAGCAGACAAAATAGCTCAAAGTATGGGAATTGAAAAAGACTCCCCCTATAGAATAAACGCAGGAATAAAATTTATTCTAATGGACTATGCAGGCAGTGGTCACAGTTTTGTACCAAAAAAAGAACTATTGAATAAGTCAAAAGAAATGCTAGAAGTAGAAGAAGAGTCTATAGAGGAATCCATCAGAGACTTGGCCATAAAAGGTGAAATCCAACTTGAAAATGGAGAAGAAGAGATATTAGTATACTATATGCCCTTTTACAGAGCAGAGGCTAATGTTAGTAAGAAAATAGTAGAACTCTCTAGAGTTGAGTTGGACTCATTGAATATAGATATAGAAAAGGGAATAGAAAAAATTGAAGAAGAAGAGGGAATAAGATTTGCAGCTAAACAAAAAGAAGCCATTAAAGAAGCTGTAGAAAATGGAATGGTAGTAATAACAGGAGGCCCTGGAACAGGGAAGACCACCACTATAAATGCCATAATACAGCTATTCGAAAGGGAAAATTTAACCATAGCATTGGCTGCACCTACAGGGAGAGCTGCAAAGAGGATGAGTCAAGCATCTAACAGAGAAGCCAAGACCATTCACAGACTATTAGAATATTCCTTTATGGAAGCAGAAATGGGCTTTGGCAGAGATGAAGACACTCCCCTAGAGGCAGATGTGGTCATAATAGATGAAACTTCTATGGTAGATATTATTCTTATGAATCATCTCATGAAGGCTATCATACCAGGGACAAGAGTAGTATTTGTAGGAGATATAGACCAACTTCCTTCTGTAGGACCAGGTAATGTACTAAGAGATATTATAGACAGTGGAATTGTAAAAGTAGTTATGCTAGATGAGATATTTCGACAGGCAGAAGAAAGTATGATAGTAGTAAACGCTCATAGGATTAACAAGGGAGAACCTCCATTTTTAAACGTAAAAGACAAGGACTTCTACTTTATTCCCAAAAGTGATCCCAAAGAAATAGTTTCAACTATATTGGATTTATGCAATAGAAGACTTCCTAACTTCAATGGATATGACTCATTGGCAGATATTCAAGTGCTTACTCCTATGAAAAAAGGAGAAGTGGGTATAAACTCCCTAAACAAGCATCTACAAGAAATACTCAATCCCAAAGGTTATGGAAAAGCAGAAAAAAAGATGGGCAATGAGCTATTTCGTGTAGGAGATAAGGTAATGCAGATAAAAAACAACTACACTACCGAGTGGAAAATATATGATGATAATAGAGTAATAGAAGAAGGAGAAGGAGTATATAATGGTGACTTTGGATTTATAACTCATATAGATGAAGAAGATAGAATAGTTAAGGTACTATTTGATGGAGAAAAAGAAGTAGAATATGAATTCAAACAACTGGATGAATTAAAACTAGCCTATGCTACTACAGTTCACAAAAGTCAAGGCAGTGAATTTCCAGTAGTCATCATGCCAATATCTTGGGGTCCACCAATGTTACTTACGAGAAATCTACTTTACACCGCCATTACAAGAGCAAAACAATTAGTAGTACTTGTAGGGCAAGAAAAATATCTTTATATGATGATCAAAAACAATAGGATTGCAAAGAGATACTCCGGCCTTGACAACAAACTTAGGCAGATATTCACTATGTTTTAG
- a CDS encoding ComF family protein → MGLFDGLNSLLFPDNNICLFCREKIEVDAPYFLCQDCIDKLKFLNKEINIDSPYIESGIYSLFFNEYVREKIYKYKYYRCSYLYKTFGEILKQSIESVELFKNIDIITYVPIHRKRKAQRGFDQSELVAQYIGQSLDIKVSVGNLVRTKNTMAQNKLSRSRRLENISGAFKIKYEDEFFDKEILLIDDIITTGVTLNECGKVLLESGGKKVYALAITSGKNR, encoded by the coding sequence ATGGGACTATTTGATGGGCTCAATAGTTTGCTTTTCCCTGATAATAATATATGCCTTTTTTGTAGAGAAAAAATAGAAGTAGATGCTCCATACTTTCTATGCCAAGATTGTATAGATAAGCTTAAGTTTCTAAACAAGGAGATAAATATTGACTCTCCCTATATAGAAAGCGGGATATATTCACTATTCTTCAATGAATATGTTAGGGAAAAAATATATAAATACAAATACTATAGATGTAGTTATCTATATAAAACCTTTGGTGAAATTCTAAAACAAAGCATTGAAAGTGTAGAGCTTTTTAAAAATATAGATATAATAACCTATGTCCCAATACATAGGAAAAGAAAGGCCCAGAGAGGATTTGACCAATCAGAACTAGTGGCTCAATATATAGGACAATCACTGGATATCAAAGTTTCAGTGGGAAATCTAGTGAGAACTAAAAACACTATGGCTCAAAACAAATTATCAAGAAGTAGAAGACTTGAAAATATTAGTGGAGCTTTTAAAATTAAATATGAAGATGAATTTTTTGATAAAGAAATTCTTCTAATTGACGATATAATTACTACAGGAGTAACACTAAATGAATGTGGGAAAGTATTGTTAGAATCTGGAGGTAAGAAGGTTTATGCCTTGGCAATTACCTCTGGGAAAAATAGATAA
- a CDS encoding COG2426 family protein, with the protein MIEIFETIKEELMVMLVAAMPLSELRGAIPLGITMGFTPWESTVLSIIGNIIPVPFLLKLLEPIMNYLENTKLFSKTIQWVKRRTLKRSRDKIKKYSIFGLFILVAIPLPTTGAWTGCIAATLLKIDFKNALTSIISGVIAAGIIVYTLSSNIIAVF; encoded by the coding sequence ATGATTGAAATATTTGAAACAATAAAGGAAGAACTAATGGTAATGCTAGTTGCTGCTATGCCTCTTTCTGAATTGAGAGGAGCAATTCCTCTAGGGATAACCATGGGTTTTACTCCATGGGAAAGTACAGTTTTAAGCATCATAGGAAATATTATACCAGTACCTTTCTTGCTTAAGCTATTAGAACCAATAATGAACTATTTAGAAAACACCAAGCTCTTTTCAAAGACAATCCAATGGGTAAAGAGAAGAACCCTAAAAAGAAGTAGGGATAAAATCAAGAAATACTCTATATTTGGTCTATTCATACTAGTAGCAATACCCCTTCCAACTACAGGGGCTTGGACAGGATGCATAGCTGCAACACTACTAAAAATAGACTTCAAAAATGCACTAACATCCATAATATCTGGGGTAATAGCTGCTGGAATCATAGTATATACATTAAGCTCTAACATAATAGCCGTATTTTAG
- a CDS encoding DUF1659 domain-containing protein, giving the protein MAVKETREARKLKLELDGGMKGDKQIIKSKTFSKVKVDAANEDIYAVGTTLAGLQEKALLKVKKIEEVYLSEE; this is encoded by the coding sequence ATGGCAGTTAAAGAAACTAGAGAAGCTAGAAAATTGAAGCTAGAACTAGACGGAGGAATGAAAGGTGATAAGCAAATCATCAAAAGCAAAACTTTCTCTAAAGTAAAAGTAGATGCAGCAAATGAAGACATTTATGCAGTAGGAACAACCCTAGCTGGTCTTCAAGAAAAAGCACTACTAAAAGTGAAAAAGATTGAGGAAGTTTATCTATCAGAAGAGTAA
- the flgK gene encoding flagellar hook-associated protein FlgK, translated as MSFGGLYISISGLYANKKALDTISHNISNSNNPIYVRQSAIHASNRYSTTQVGNMQMGTGVHVEEIRQIRDEFIDLRLRREMEIHGYWSATSDVLHEVEMIFNEQTNSGLQKVMSNFWDSWSELYQKPDSITMRGLVHESAVAFVETVNHIDTQLDNLQLNLNKKILNEVDEINNILEDVMFFNEKIKLGEGQGENIRANDFRDSRNELLDKLSEKLPITYYEKYTGEVVISLNGRDLINGNYMNPLKIVKDNKGYGNIYWSDTNEKIDLQGKGELGGYIDARDEAVEKYRKSLNELVKTMADEINEVHKNGKSLDWDGKTNEEIEFFIGSGGEINAANIRVNPELGNFNKIAVSKSGALGDGENIKDILKLRDEINKELKDMTFDNFYRDIISTLGVERNKARSITLNQEILIKQIEDRKGAISAVSLDEEMADMLKYQHSYIANSRVVNAIDEMVENIVNRMGIVGR; from the coding sequence ATGTCATTTGGAGGACTGTATATTTCTATATCAGGATTATATGCAAACAAAAAAGCATTAGATACAATATCTCACAATATTTCCAATTCCAACAACCCTATATACGTGAGACAAAGTGCCATACATGCAAGTAATAGGTATTCAACAACTCAAGTTGGAAATATGCAAATGGGTACAGGAGTCCATGTAGAAGAAATCAGGCAAATTCGTGACGAATTTATTGACTTGAGACTTAGAAGAGAAATGGAGATACATGGATATTGGAGTGCTACTAGTGATGTACTTCACGAGGTAGAAATGATATTCAACGAACAAACCAACAGTGGACTACAAAAGGTAATGTCAAATTTTTGGGATAGCTGGTCTGAACTATATCAGAAGCCAGATAGCATTACAATGAGGGGTCTAGTCCATGAAAGTGCTGTAGCCTTTGTAGAAACTGTAAATCATATAGATACTCAGCTAGACAATCTTCAGCTGAATCTAAATAAAAAGATATTAAATGAAGTAGATGAAATAAACAATATTTTAGAAGATGTAATGTTTTTTAATGAAAAGATAAAACTAGGAGAAGGACAGGGAGAAAATATAAGAGCAAATGACTTTAGAGATAGTAGAAATGAATTGTTGGACAAACTATCTGAAAAACTCCCTATCACCTATTATGAAAAATACACTGGAGAAGTAGTAATCTCTCTAAATGGAAGAGACTTAATCAACGGAAACTATATGAATCCATTAAAAATTGTTAAAGACAATAAAGGCTATGGAAACATCTATTGGTCTGACACTAATGAGAAAATTGATTTACAAGGAAAAGGAGAACTTGGCGGATATATAGATGCAAGAGATGAAGCTGTGGAAAAGTATAGGAAGAGTTTGAATGAGTTAGTTAAGACTATGGCAGATGAGATAAATGAGGTACACAAGAATGGAAAAAGTTTGGATTGGGATGGAAAGACTAATGAAGAGATTGAATTTTTCATAGGTTCAGGTGGAGAAATCAATGCAGCCAATATCAGAGTCAATCCAGAACTAGGAAACTTCAACAAAATAGCAGTATCCAAGTCTGGAGCATTGGGAGATGGAGAGAACATCAAAGATATACTGAAACTTAGAGATGAGATTAATAAAGAATTAAAGGATATGACTTTCGATAATTTTTACAGAGACATAATATCCACCCTAGGTGTAGAAAGAAACAAAGCAAGAAGTATTACACTAAATCAAGAAATACTCATAAAACAAATAGAAGATAGAAAAGGTGCCATCTCAGCAGTATCCCTAGATGAAGAAATGGCAGACATGCTAAAATATCAACACTCCTACATAGCCAACTCCAGAGTAGTCAACGCCATAGATGAGATGGTAGAAAACATAGTAAATAGAATGGGAATAGTGGGAAGATAA
- the flgM gene encoding flagellar biosynthesis anti-sigma factor FlgM, with translation MKINKVDKILQVYNTQNIKKTELAKGNGKKDELKLSEKAIEFQNAVNSLKDIPDIRKDKVEKIKHEIKTGTYKVDGEKIVEKMMGNISFDKRA, from the coding sequence ATGAAAATTAATAAAGTGGATAAAATACTTCAAGTGTATAATACTCAAAACATAAAGAAAACAGAATTAGCAAAAGGCAATGGAAAAAAGGATGAATTGAAATTATCAGAAAAGGCAATTGAATTTCAAAATGCAGTCAATAGCCTAAAAGATATTCCAGATATCAGAAAAGATAAAGTTGAGAAGATTAAGCATGAGATAAAAACAGGAACTTATAAAGTAGATGGTGAAAAAATAGTAGAGAAGATGATGGGAAATATTAGCTTTGATAAAAGAGCTTAA
- a CDS encoding YvrJ family protein, which produces MENLYTQIANLGFPIVISIYLLVRIEGKLNELTKSINELSKTIASMN; this is translated from the coding sequence ATGGAAAATCTATATACTCAAATAGCAAATTTAGGCTTTCCAATAGTGATTTCAATATATCTTCTAGTTAGAATAGAAGGAAAACTCAATGAACTCACTAAAAGCATAAATGAGCTATCTAAAACAATAGCTAGCATGAACTAA
- the metK gene encoding methionine adenosyltransferase: MKKWLFTSESVTEGHPDKVCDQISDAILDAIIAQDPYARVACETAVTTGMVLVAGEITTNCYVDIPHIVRETVKEIGYTRAKYGFDGETCAVLTSINEQSPDIAMGVNEAQEHKQNKEDEYNKIGAGDQGMMFGYACNETEELMPLPISLAHRLSRRLTEVRKNGTLSYLRPDGKTQVTVEYHDNKPVRIESIVVSSQHCPDVELETIREDIIREVISKIVPEDMLDENTKYYVNPTGRFVVGGPMGDAGLTGRKIIVDTYGGYGRHGGGAFSGKDPTKVDRSACYAARYVAKNIVAAGLADKCEVGLAYAIGVAKPLSIYVDTFGTGKIDDNRIEELVRKHFDLRPAAIIDKLDLRKPIYKQIASYGHFGRLDLDLTWERTDKAETLRSEGLGK, encoded by the coding sequence ATGAAAAAGTGGTTATTTACATCAGAATCAGTTACTGAGGGCCACCCAGATAAAGTTTGTGATCAAATTTCAGACGCCATATTAGACGCCATAATAGCACAAGATCCTTATGCTAGGGTAGCTTGTGAGACTGCTGTTACTACTGGAATGGTATTGGTAGCAGGAGAAATCACTACAAATTGTTATGTAGACATTCCTCATATTGTAAGGGAAACTGTAAAAGAAATCGGTTATACAAGGGCAAAATATGGATTTGACGGAGAAACTTGCGCTGTTCTTACATCAATAAACGAGCAATCACCAGATATCGCTATGGGAGTAAACGAAGCTCAAGAACACAAACAAAATAAAGAAGATGAATACAATAAAATAGGTGCTGGAGACCAAGGTATGATGTTTGGTTATGCTTGCAACGAAACAGAAGAACTTATGCCATTACCTATATCCTTAGCACATAGACTATCTAGAAGACTTACAGAAGTGAGAAAGAATGGCACACTTTCATATCTTAGACCAGATGGTAAGACTCAAGTAACTGTTGAATACCATGACAACAAGCCAGTGAGAATTGAAAGTATAGTAGTTTCATCACAACACTGTCCAGATGTAGAATTAGAGACTATCAGAGAAGATATCATAAGAGAAGTAATATCAAAGATAGTTCCAGAAGATATGCTAGATGAAAACACTAAATACTATGTAAATCCTACAGGAAGATTTGTTGTAGGTGGACCTATGGGCGATGCTGGACTTACAGGTAGAAAGATAATAGTAGATACCTATGGTGGTTATGGTAGACATGGTGGTGGAGCTTTTTCAGGAAAAGACCCAACAAAAGTAGACAGATCAGCTTGCTATGCTGCAAGATATGTAGCTAAAAACATCGTAGCAGCAGGATTAGCTGACAAATGTGAAGTAGGCCTTGCTTATGCTATAGGAGTAGCTAAACCACTTTCCATCTATGTTGATACCTTTGGAACTGGAAAGATTGATGACAATAGAATCGAAGAATTAGTAAGAAAACACTTTGACCTAAGACCTGCAGCTATTATAGACAAATTAGATTTAAGAAAACCTATATACAAACAAATTGCAAGCTATGGACACTTTGGTAGACTTGACTTAGATCTTACATGGGAAAGAACTGACAAAGCAGAAACACTAAGAAGTGAAGGATTAGGAAAATAA
- a CDS encoding flagellar protein FlgN gives MTFKEELEAVLTQQLKTLIDLKDITEEKTQVLIDEDLETLERITRVEQELINRVGTLEVERERLLDSWGLKTNTSLSIIISNLPEDEKEDIGKLGEELYKIIEIIDEKNKLNSQLLADNIDWVEFNLNLLTSVQTPSTYSKGEGNMKSNNSLFDRKV, from the coding sequence TTGACTTTTAAAGAAGAATTAGAAGCTGTTTTAACTCAGCAGCTAAAAACACTCATAGATTTAAAGGATATTACAGAAGAAAAGACTCAAGTATTGATAGATGAAGACTTAGAAACTCTAGAGAGAATAACTAGAGTCGAACAAGAGCTAATAAACAGAGTGGGAACATTAGAAGTAGAGAGGGAAAGGCTTCTTGACAGTTGGGGGCTAAAGACAAACACCTCTCTTTCTATTATCATATCCAATCTTCCAGAAGATGAAAAGGAAGACATAGGAAAACTAGGGGAAGAACTATATAAAATCATAGAGATAATAGATGAAAAAAACAAATTAAATAGTCAACTTTTAGCAGACAATATAGATTGGGTTGAGTTTAATTTAAACTTACTAACAAGCGTACAAACTCCTTCTACCTATAGTAAAGGAGAGGGAAATATGAAAAGCAATAATAGCTTATTTGATAGGAAGGTGTAG
- a CDS encoding tRNA lysidine(34) synthetase: MMKKILGCMRRAIQDFELIETGDKIGVGLSGGKDSMVLLKALKQYQSFSPVDFQLEAFTVDLGFDGFDTDTIRSYCNSLDVPLNLSKTRISEIVFNVRKEKNPCSLCAKMRKGAIHNALKERGFNKLAFAHHSDDALDTLFLSMLYEGRISTLKPLTYLSRKDIYLIRPFLYLSEQDIIGAIQKYDIPVVKNPCYVDKLTKREHVHNLLTEIYKEVPGSRERLLTSLKNEDGLNLWF, translated from the coding sequence ATGATGAAAAAAATACTAGGATGTATGCGAAGAGCTATACAAGATTTTGAATTAATTGAAACTGGAGACAAGATAGGGGTTGGATTGTCCGGGGGAAAAGATAGTATGGTTCTGTTAAAAGCCCTAAAACAGTATCAATCTTTTAGCCCAGTGGATTTTCAATTGGAAGCCTTTACTGTGGATTTAGGTTTTGATGGATTTGACACTGATACCATTAGGTCCTATTGCAATAGTTTAGACGTACCATTGAATTTAAGTAAAACTAGAATAAGTGAGATTGTTTTCAATGTTAGAAAAGAAAAAAATCCTTGTTCTCTATGTGCTAAAATGCGTAAGGGTGCCATTCACAATGCACTAAAGGAACGAGGATTCAACAAATTAGCATTTGCCCATCATTCAGACGATGCATTAGATACACTTTTCTTAAGTATGTTATATGAAGGAAGAATCAGTACCTTAAAACCCCTTACCTATCTATCTAGAAAAGATATATATTTAATACGTCCATTTCTATACCTATCAGAACAAGATATAATAGGAGCCATCCAAAAATACGATATACCTGTAGTAAAAAATCCTTGTTATGTAGACAAATTAACCAAAAGGGAACATGTTCACAACCTTCTAACAGAGATATATAAAGAGGTTCCTGGGTCTAGAGAAAGACTCCTTACATCTTTAAAGAACGAGGATGGTTTAAACCTTTGGTTTTAA
- a CDS encoding DUF2922 domain-containing protein, which translates to MEKSKLELIFKNNADKKITLSVDEPKADLTGVEVKTAMDTLVAKNIFNYDGGGMVATVGARLVKTTVEDLEI; encoded by the coding sequence ATGGAAAAGTCAAAACTAGAATTGATCTTCAAAAATAATGCAGACAAAAAAATCACCCTATCTGTAGATGAGCCAAAAGCTGACTTAACCGGAGTAGAAGTGAAAACAGCAATGGATACATTAGTTGCTAAAAATATTTTCAACTACGATGGAGGTGGCATGGTTGCCACAGTAGGGGCTAGACTAGTGAAAACTACAGTTGAAGATTTGGAAATTTAG